The Candidatus Rubrimentiphilum sp. genome includes a window with the following:
- the gatC gene encoding Asp-tRNA(Asn)/Glu-tRNA(Gln) amidotransferase subunit GatC — protein MAEKIDIRHVAKLARIALSEEEVARFGEQLGDLLEHVNVLSELDTASVPATAQVVESRNVERADEISACLDRETVLSMAPQRQGGFFRVPRIIAEP, from the coding sequence TTGGCTGAAAAAATTGACATCCGTCACGTCGCCAAACTCGCGCGCATTGCGCTCAGCGAGGAAGAGGTCGCGCGCTTCGGCGAGCAGTTGGGCGATCTGCTGGAGCACGTGAACGTGCTCTCCGAATTGGACACTGCTTCGGTTCCGGCCACCGCGCAAGTAGTCGAATCGCGAAATGTCGAGCGCGCCGACGAGATTAGCGCGTGCCTCGATCGTGAAACGGTGCTCTCAATGGCTCCGCAGCGCCAAGGCGGGTTCTTCCGCGTGCCGCGGATCATCGCCGAGCCATGA
- the tyrS gene encoding tyrosine--tRNA ligase: protein MPDLDELLDGFDHVETKRELQERLSEGKPLTVKLGLDPTSPDLHLGHAVVLRKLQQFVEGGHSVVLVIGSFTARIGDPSGRNELRPPLTTAEITTNMRTYAEQAGKVLDMERVRLEYNSTWLDRLTSADLLRLLSQVTVAQMLEREDFRDRYTEGTPIALHEFLYPIAQAYDSIALHADVELGGNDQLFNLLMGRQYQREAGQREQVCLTVPLLEGLDGQKKMSKTAGNYVGLIEPPEQQFGKLMRIADEMISRYARLAAFRPEAECAQLSHALQNGKAHPMDEKKKVAEEVVARYHGAEAAKTAREYFERTVQKRELPTENVPEVKRGNALRVIDVMVSVGLAESKRAAERLVAGNGVRINGLVVEDPKASWPSLDAPAMISVGSRKFVKVLPNE from the coding sequence ATGCCCGATCTCGATGAACTGCTTGACGGTTTCGATCATGTCGAAACCAAACGTGAACTCCAAGAGCGGCTTTCCGAAGGCAAGCCGCTTACCGTAAAGCTCGGCCTCGATCCGACCTCGCCCGATCTGCATCTGGGCCACGCGGTGGTCCTGCGAAAGTTGCAGCAATTCGTCGAAGGCGGACACAGCGTCGTCCTGGTGATCGGATCGTTCACGGCGCGAATTGGAGACCCGTCCGGCCGCAACGAGCTCCGTCCTCCGCTAACGACCGCCGAGATCACGACGAACATGCGCACGTACGCCGAGCAAGCCGGCAAGGTGCTCGACATGGAGCGCGTGCGTTTGGAGTACAACTCTACCTGGCTGGACCGGCTCACATCGGCGGACCTGCTGCGGCTGCTCTCACAAGTGACGGTCGCACAGATGCTCGAGCGTGAAGACTTTCGCGACCGCTACACCGAGGGCACGCCGATCGCGCTGCACGAGTTTTTATATCCTATCGCGCAAGCTTATGACAGCATCGCGCTGCACGCCGACGTCGAGCTCGGCGGAAACGATCAACTCTTCAATCTCTTGATGGGCCGGCAGTACCAGCGCGAAGCGGGGCAGCGCGAGCAAGTTTGCTTGACCGTGCCGCTGCTCGAAGGGCTGGACGGTCAGAAGAAGATGTCGAAAACTGCCGGCAATTACGTCGGTCTGATCGAGCCGCCCGAGCAGCAGTTCGGCAAGCTCATGCGGATCGCGGACGAGATGATTTCGCGCTACGCACGCCTCGCGGCATTCCGTCCCGAGGCCGAGTGCGCGCAGCTGTCACACGCGTTACAAAACGGCAAAGCTCATCCCATGGATGAAAAGAAGAAGGTCGCCGAAGAGGTCGTCGCCCGTTATCACGGTGCCGAGGCCGCGAAGACGGCGCGCGAATACTTCGAACGGACGGTCCAGAAGCGCGAGCTGCCGACCGAAAACGTGCCTGAAGTCAAGCGAGGTAACGCGCTCCGTGTTATCGACGTCATGGTCTCGGTCGGGCTAGCGGAAAGCAAGAGGGCAGCCGAACGGCTTGTGGCCGGGAATGGCGTGCGCATCAATGGTTTAGTTGTCGAAGACCCGAAGGCGTCCTGGCCGTCGTTGGATGCGCCCGCGATGATCTCCGTCGGCTCGCGAAAATTTGTGAAAGTACTGCCAAATGAGTGA
- a CDS encoding ribonuclease HI family protein: MDRLIAPPPVEATLFADGGSRGNPGPAASGAVLVAPDGRILHEVGHFLGVATNNVAEWTALKLGLEAAIEHGVASLAVRLDSELVVRQISGEYRVKHPDLQPLHVRVKSLLRKFAHVDVRHIPRKENALADAVVNRVLDQEASRPGP, encoded by the coding sequence ATGGACAGGCTGATCGCGCCCCCACCCGTTGAAGCGACACTTTTTGCCGACGGCGGCTCGCGCGGAAATCCGGGGCCGGCTGCATCAGGCGCGGTGCTCGTCGCGCCCGACGGCCGCATCCTCCACGAAGTCGGACATTTTTTAGGCGTGGCTACCAATAACGTCGCCGAGTGGACGGCGCTGAAGCTGGGGCTGGAAGCGGCAATCGAACACGGCGTCGCCAGCTTGGCGGTGCGCCTCGACAGTGAACTCGTGGTACGTCAGATCTCCGGCGAGTATCGCGTCAAGCACCCCGACCTGCAGCCGCTGCACGTGCGTGTAAAGAGCCTTCTCCGCAAGTTCGCGCATGTTGACGTGCGTCATATTCCGCGCAAAGAAAACGCGCTGGCCGACGCGGTCGTCAATCGCGTCCTCGACCAGGAGGCCTCCCGGCCCGGTCCGTAA
- the hslO gene encoding Hsp33 family molecular chaperone HslO: MRDLIISASAPDDGFAVVVGVTTELVRETQRRHGLSPTATAAAGRLITGAALLGAGLKDELRISLQIAGDGPLRGVVADAWLAGEDRIGARGYTKVSRVELPLNQAGKFDVAGALGSGTLHVTKASEEGQPYSGVVPLQSGEIAEDLAAYLLKSEQIPSVVALGVLAGPTGVVAAGGAIAQLLPGANERTIAALEERALAMPPITQLISEGADAHALLHAIAGGAALRSHRTLDVTFLCRCTREKVETALAGLGADELQKMARERPETEATCEFCKKLYVFTSAELNELVSLLKKA; the protein is encoded by the coding sequence ATGCGCGATCTCATCATCAGCGCGTCGGCGCCCGACGACGGTTTCGCGGTTGTGGTCGGGGTGACGACGGAACTCGTTCGCGAAACGCAGCGGCGCCACGGTTTGAGCCCCACGGCGACGGCCGCGGCCGGCCGTCTGATTACGGGCGCCGCGCTGCTGGGAGCCGGGCTCAAGGACGAACTGCGGATCTCACTGCAGATAGCGGGCGATGGCCCGCTGCGCGGCGTCGTCGCGGACGCGTGGCTCGCGGGCGAGGATCGCATCGGCGCACGCGGCTACACAAAGGTTTCGCGCGTCGAGCTTCCGTTAAATCAAGCGGGCAAGTTCGACGTCGCCGGAGCACTCGGAAGCGGCACACTGCACGTAACCAAAGCGTCCGAGGAAGGCCAGCCGTATTCCGGCGTCGTTCCGCTGCAAAGCGGGGAGATCGCCGAAGATCTCGCCGCATACTTGCTCAAGTCCGAGCAAATTCCGAGCGTCGTCGCGCTCGGCGTTCTCGCCGGTCCGACCGGCGTCGTAGCGGCCGGCGGCGCGATCGCGCAACTCTTGCCGGGCGCGAACGAGCGCACGATCGCCGCACTCGAAGAACGCGCGCTGGCGATGCCGCCGATCACCCAACTCATCTCTGAAGGCGCCGACGCACATGCACTCCTGCACGCAATAGCGGGAGGCGCCGCGTTGCGATCGCACCGCACGCTCGACGTCACGTTTTTGTGCCGGTGCACGCGCGAAAAAGTCGAGACGGCATTGGCCGGCCTAGGAGCGGACGAACTTCAAAAGATGGCGCGTGAACGTCCCGAAACCGAAGCGACGTGTGAGTTCTGCAAAAAGCTCTACGTATTCACCTCCGCGGAGTTAAACGAACTGGTTAGCCTCTTGAAAAAAGCGTAG
- the gatA gene encoding Asp-tRNA(Asn)/Glu-tRNA(Gln) amidotransferase subunit GatA, with the protein MNELVRRSAAEIAREVGAKRLSASEVTEAVLARVDEVDDRVGSYLTRLHELARRSAQRVDERVAAGEKLPLAGVPVAIKDNMCLTGTRTTAGSKILENWIAPYTATAVQRILDAGGIPIGKANLDEFAMGSSCENSALGVTRNPYDLARVPGGSSGGPAAAVGGFEAAIGLGSDTGGSIREPGAFCNIVGFKPTYGRVSRYGLIAFASSLDQIGPLTRTVEDAALAYDAMAGHDPMDSTSIDRPVEPAAAGLRTDLKGLKIGVVKEFVTEKLGPEIDALYRRAYSELTDLGAEIVEVSLPSADYGLATYYLIAPAECSSNLARFDGVRYGLRVEGDDVGQMYEKTRSAGFGAEVKRRILIGTYALSSGYYDAYYVKAQKARTMFAQDFRKAFERCDLIAAPATSGPPFEFNAKSDPYSMYMMDYYTIPMSLAGLPALSVPCGYAGKPQLPMGLQLCAPLFEEAKLLAAAHAYEQATHYASQLAVAL; encoded by the coding sequence ATGAACGAGCTGGTTCGCCGCTCCGCCGCGGAGATCGCGCGGGAAGTCGGCGCAAAACGTCTCTCGGCATCCGAGGTGACCGAAGCGGTCCTGGCGCGCGTCGATGAAGTTGACGATCGCGTCGGCAGCTATCTGACGCGCCTGCACGAGCTGGCCCGCCGCAGCGCGCAGCGCGTGGACGAACGCGTTGCGGCCGGAGAAAAGCTTCCGTTGGCCGGCGTTCCGGTCGCCATCAAAGACAACATGTGCTTGACCGGCACGCGCACGACTGCCGGGTCGAAGATCTTGGAAAACTGGATCGCACCGTACACGGCCACGGCGGTACAGCGAATCCTGGACGCGGGCGGCATTCCCATCGGCAAAGCCAACCTGGACGAATTTGCGATGGGCAGCTCCTGTGAAAACAGCGCTCTCGGCGTGACGCGCAATCCTTACGATTTAGCGCGCGTTCCCGGCGGCAGCTCGGGCGGACCGGCGGCAGCCGTCGGCGGATTCGAAGCGGCGATCGGATTGGGGAGCGATACCGGCGGATCGATTCGGGAGCCGGGCGCGTTTTGCAACATCGTCGGATTCAAGCCGACCTACGGACGTGTTTCACGCTACGGCTTGATCGCTTTTGCCTCGAGCTTGGATCAAATCGGTCCGCTCACGCGCACGGTTGAAGACGCCGCGCTGGCGTACGACGCGATGGCCGGACACGACCCGATGGATTCGACAAGCATCGACCGTCCGGTCGAACCGGCTGCTGCCGGGCTGCGAACGGATTTGAAAGGCCTGAAGATCGGCGTCGTCAAGGAGTTTGTAACGGAAAAGCTGGGGCCGGAGATCGATGCGCTCTACCGGCGTGCGTATTCGGAACTCACGGACCTGGGCGCTGAAATCGTCGAAGTCTCGCTGCCGTCGGCCGATTATGGACTGGCGACCTACTATTTAATAGCACCGGCGGAATGCAGCAGCAATTTGGCGCGGTTCGACGGCGTGCGGTACGGTCTGCGAGTCGAAGGCGACGACGTCGGGCAGATGTACGAGAAGACGCGGTCGGCGGGCTTCGGCGCGGAGGTGAAGCGGCGCATTCTCATCGGCACCTATGCGCTGTCGAGCGGCTACTACGACGCCTATTACGTCAAGGCGCAAAAAGCGCGCACGATGTTCGCGCAGGATTTCCGCAAAGCGTTCGAACGCTGCGACCTTATCGCAGCCCCCGCGACCAGCGGCCCGCCGTTTGAGTTCAACGCAAAGAGCGATCCCTACAGCATGTACATGATGGATTATTACACGATTCCCATGTCGCTGGCGGGTTTGCCGGCGCTCTCGGTGCCGTGCGGCTATGCCGGAAAGCCGCAGCTGCCGATGGGACTGCAGCTCTGCGCGCCGCTGTTCGAGGAAGCAAAGCTGCTGGCCGCCGCGCACGCTTACGAGCAGGCGACTCACTACGCTTCGCAGCTTGCGGTGGCGTTATGA
- a CDS encoding VOC family protein: MAVIATDANYYTVVDLAKMTAFYSKILGAPTVEMPRLAEWTLADDSAFGIYNAGGKTGGRSGSVMFGVDDLTATAQIAREAGAKVDSDDDLTDTPVCQMMFAYDPEGNQFILHKRKT, from the coding sequence ATGGCTGTCATAGCTACGGATGCAAATTATTATACGGTCGTTGACCTGGCAAAGATGACCGCGTTTTACAGCAAGATCCTCGGTGCGCCCACGGTCGAAATGCCACGCTTAGCGGAATGGACGCTCGCCGACGATTCGGCGTTCGGAATTTACAATGCGGGCGGCAAGACGGGCGGCCGTAGCGGCAGCGTGATGTTCGGCGTCGACGACCTGACGGCGACGGCACAAATCGCCCGCGAGGCGGGTGCTAAGGTCGACAGCGACGACGATTTGACCGACACCCCCGTCTGCCAGATGATGTTTGCCTACGACCCGGAGGGCAATCAATTCATCCTTCACAAGCGCAAGACGTAA
- the aroQ gene encoding type II 3-dehydroquinate dehydratase, translating into MRVLVIHGPNLNLLGERKPEVYGTQTLEQIDAQIAKLAGELKIEVRSAQHNSEGAIVDELHAARGKYDAIIINPGAYTHYAYAIADAIEAIGIPVIEVHLSNIFARESFRRVSVVSAVCTGTISGFGADSYLLALRAATR; encoded by the coding sequence ATGCGAGTCCTGGTTATTCACGGGCCGAATCTGAATTTGCTCGGCGAACGCAAGCCTGAGGTGTACGGCACGCAGACGCTCGAGCAGATCGACGCGCAGATCGCTAAGCTCGCCGGCGAGTTAAAGATCGAGGTGCGCAGCGCGCAGCACAACTCGGAAGGCGCGATCGTGGACGAGCTGCACGCGGCTCGCGGAAAATACGACGCAATTATCATCAACCCCGGCGCGTACACGCACTACGCGTACGCGATCGCCGACGCCATCGAAGCGATCGGTATTCCGGTGATCGAAGTTCATCTCTCGAATATCTTTGCGCGCGAATCTTTTCGCCGCGTCAGCGTCGTTTCGGCCGTCTGCACCGGAACGATCAGCGGCTTCGGCGCCGATTCCTATCTGTTGGCGTTGCGCGCCGCGACCCGATAA
- the rlmD gene encoding 23S rRNA (uracil(1939)-C(5))-methyltransferase RlmD, which produces MTISVNPGVELDLVFTDLLANGQAVGRADGIVVFCSGPLPREHARVRITEVKPKYAVADLIELTQTSAERVEPFCRVFGTCGGCQLQHLAYPAQLAWKTNVVRNALARIGGFGDAVVAEAIGMESPRGYRNKMSLVVERSCERVGFYKQRSHDVVQIDACPIVEPRLDAQIDRLNRAKAAPGTADAVNEARHVVARSARNGQVVVTLTTDRLSEKLKDRADAIVRTLDNVAGLTNSYDPPGANAILGRKQQALAGSAQIEESIAGVRYRVSASSFFQVNVAIVERIFAHVEPRLGEPRKILDLYCGAGTFSLFFAKHGSTVLGIEEHPQAVAEARDNAKLNGLEQAAGFHQGTVQSALRRPDVAKELAAADLVFLDPPRKGSDEATLGAIAARRIPAIWYLSCDPATLARDLKFLGAKGYGIKEVQPFDMFPQTGHVEALAILELV; this is translated from the coding sequence TTGACGATCAGCGTTAATCCCGGCGTAGAACTCGATCTCGTTTTCACCGATCTGCTCGCCAACGGCCAGGCCGTCGGCCGGGCGGACGGCATTGTTGTGTTTTGCTCCGGCCCGCTGCCGCGGGAACACGCTCGCGTTCGCATCACAGAAGTTAAACCAAAGTATGCTGTGGCGGACCTGATAGAGCTCACGCAGACTTCGGCCGAGCGGGTCGAGCCGTTCTGCCGGGTCTTCGGAACGTGCGGCGGGTGCCAGCTGCAGCATCTCGCGTATCCGGCGCAACTCGCGTGGAAGACCAACGTCGTGCGCAACGCTCTCGCCCGCATCGGCGGTTTCGGAGACGCCGTTGTCGCAGAGGCGATCGGGATGGAGTCTCCGCGCGGCTACCGCAATAAGATGTCGCTCGTCGTCGAGCGTTCGTGCGAGCGGGTCGGCTTCTACAAGCAGCGTTCGCACGACGTCGTACAGATCGACGCGTGCCCGATTGTCGAACCGCGTCTCGACGCGCAGATCGATCGCTTGAACCGCGCAAAGGCCGCCCCCGGCACCGCAGACGCGGTGAACGAAGCGCGGCACGTCGTCGCGCGCTCCGCGAGGAACGGCCAGGTGGTTGTGACGCTTACGACCGATCGGCTGTCGGAAAAATTGAAAGATCGCGCGGACGCGATTGTCCGCACTTTAGACAACGTAGCAGGTTTGACGAACTCCTACGATCCGCCGGGCGCGAACGCGATTCTCGGCCGCAAACAACAGGCGCTCGCGGGCTCGGCTCAGATCGAGGAATCGATTGCCGGCGTGCGCTACCGCGTATCGGCGAGTTCGTTCTTTCAGGTGAACGTGGCTATCGTCGAGCGGATCTTCGCGCACGTGGAACCGCGGCTGGGAGAGCCGCGCAAAATACTCGATCTCTATTGCGGCGCCGGCACGTTTTCGTTATTCTTCGCCAAGCACGGCAGCACGGTGCTTGGAATCGAAGAGCACCCGCAGGCCGTCGCCGAGGCGCGCGACAACGCCAAACTCAACGGACTCGAACAGGCCGCGGGCTTTCATCAAGGCACCGTTCAGTCCGCGCTGCGGCGCCCGGACGTTGCCAAGGAACTGGCGGCCGCCGATCTCGTCTTCCTCGACCCGCCTCGCAAGGGGAGCGATGAGGCCACGCTCGGAGCGATTGCGGCTCGCCGGATTCCCGCGATTTGGTACCTGTCCTGCGATCCGGCGACACTCGCCCGGGATTTGAAGTTTCTCGGCGCTAAAGGGTACGGAATCAAGGAAGTGCAGCCGTTCGACATGTTTCCGCAGACCGGTCACGTCGAAGCGCTGGCAATTCTGGAATTGGTTTGA
- a CDS encoding HU family DNA-binding protein, with protein sequence MTKAEIVDSVATESELTKRQATEIVDLILDEITSALQKGDDVALTPFGRFKVRNRKAREGRNPKTGAKIKIPARKVPAFVAGKALKEAVSGGRGGSRKSGAKKRRKR encoded by the coding sequence TTGACGAAAGCCGAAATCGTAGATTCCGTTGCCACCGAATCCGAACTCACAAAGCGGCAAGCGACGGAAATTGTCGACCTGATCCTCGACGAGATCACGTCGGCGCTGCAAAAGGGTGATGACGTCGCTCTCACGCCATTTGGACGATTCAAAGTGCGTAACCGGAAAGCGCGCGAGGGCCGGAACCCCAAAACCGGAGCGAAGATTAAGATCCCGGCACGCAAAGTGCCGGCTTTTGTCGCCGGTAAAGCGCTGAAGGAAGCCGTAAGCGGCGGTCGCGGCGGTTCCAGAAAATCCGGCGCTAAGAAGAGGCGTAAGCGCTAA
- the gatB gene encoding Asp-tRNA(Asn)/Glu-tRNA(Gln) amidotransferase subunit GatB, with amino-acid sequence MIAPTKYEAVIGIECHVELTTRSKMFCGCANEFGGEPNTKVCPVCLALPGALPVANKAAIEHMIRAGLAFGAEIPAFSKFDRKNYFYPDMPKDYQISQYDMPLTLGGSVRYWLDDGTIKECRLTRIHLEEDTGKSMHAGGDGRIAGSAYSLIDFNRAGVPLMECVSEPDLRSAQEAVGYLEALKRTFVLLGVSDVKMEEGSLRCDANVSIRPVGSTALGTKTEIKNMNSFRSVLRAIDSEIARQTEILESGGRIVQETRGWDESQGVTHSMRSKEEAHDYRYFPDPDLVPIEIDAALIENLRKTIPPLPAQRFERYLSEYKLDPKQATQLIDNVPLAQYFDEAVAASGNAQQSTNFVLGDLSRLANETGVAVQASPVTPAQLAELIELVEAKTINSKIAKELLERMWAGEGSPKAMVEKDGLAQTSDAGEIGRFVAAVLAENPKAVADYKSGKTNILGFLTGQVMKASRGKANPALVNELLRKELD; translated from the coding sequence ATGATCGCGCCAACGAAGTACGAAGCCGTTATCGGCATCGAATGTCACGTCGAACTGACGACGCGCAGCAAAATGTTTTGCGGCTGCGCCAACGAGTTCGGCGGCGAGCCCAATACGAAGGTGTGTCCGGTTTGCCTGGCGCTGCCCGGGGCGCTTCCAGTTGCGAACAAAGCTGCAATCGAGCACATGATTCGCGCCGGGCTGGCGTTCGGCGCCGAGATTCCGGCATTTTCAAAGTTCGATCGCAAGAACTACTTTTATCCGGACATGCCCAAAGACTATCAGATCTCGCAGTACGACATGCCGCTGACCCTGGGCGGCTCGGTGCGCTACTGGCTCGATGACGGCACCATAAAAGAATGCCGGCTCACGCGCATCCATTTAGAGGAAGATACGGGAAAGTCCATGCACGCGGGCGGCGACGGACGCATTGCCGGCAGCGCCTACTCGCTGATCGACTTTAACCGCGCGGGCGTCCCGCTGATGGAGTGCGTCTCCGAGCCCGACTTGCGCAGCGCGCAGGAAGCTGTCGGATATCTGGAAGCGCTTAAGCGCACCTTCGTGCTGCTGGGAGTCAGCGACGTGAAGATGGAGGAAGGCTCGCTGCGGTGCGATGCCAACGTCTCGATTCGCCCCGTTGGCTCGACCGCGCTCGGCACGAAGACCGAGATCAAGAACATGAACTCGTTTCGCTCCGTTTTGCGTGCGATCGACAGTGAGATCGCGCGCCAGACTGAAATCTTGGAGTCAGGCGGGCGGATCGTTCAGGAGACGCGCGGCTGGGACGAGAGCCAGGGCGTCACGCACTCGATGCGCAGCAAAGAAGAGGCCCACGACTACCGCTATTTCCCGGATCCGGACCTGGTGCCGATCGAGATCGACGCCGCACTTATCGAAAATTTGCGAAAGACGATTCCACCGCTGCCGGCGCAGAGGTTCGAGCGCTACCTGAGCGAGTACAAACTCGATCCGAAGCAGGCGACGCAGTTGATAGACAACGTGCCGCTGGCGCAATACTTTGATGAAGCCGTTGCGGCGAGCGGCAACGCGCAGCAAAGCACGAATTTCGTCTTGGGCGATCTTTCGCGGCTGGCCAACGAAACGGGCGTCGCCGTCCAGGCGTCGCCGGTCACGCCCGCGCAGCTGGCGGAGTTGATCGAACTCGTCGAGGCCAAGACAATCAATTCGAAGATCGCCAAAGAACTTTTGGAGCGCATGTGGGCCGGTGAAGGCTCGCCCAAGGCAATGGTTGAGAAGGACGGCTTGGCGCAGACCAGCGACGCCGGCGAGATCGGACGTTTCGTTGCCGCCGTGCTGGCGGAAAATCCAAAAGCCGTGGCCGACTACAAGAGTGGAAAAACGAATATCTTGGGCTTCCTCACGGGCCAAGTGATGAAGGCCTCACGCGGCAAAGCGAATCCGGCGCTCGTCAACGAGCTCTTGCGCAAAGAACTCGACTAA
- a CDS encoding endonuclease MutS2, with protein sequence MPDDVCLRPGGQSIHPSQAQDVTLADTRTLDALDFAAVRERVVGQSVTARGRQRAQALEPFNDFERVRREQAATSLVRDLVAAVDMHVLPAVDTSDLTQRASIGTSLSPAELRGVADAIGAAAAAYNKTREAPGEALAAITAAYRPLKDLQRAIGDAIEERGTVADRASPALARIRKNLSQAQSEARDRVHALLRSPKYARAIQDSVVTIREGRFVVPVKSEFSADVPGIVHDTSSSGQTLFVEPLAALDANNRVRTLRIEEEREVQRILDQLSRQVGAEAAQIEANVEMLAELDVLVAKAKIADAMDARAPELIEAAGVTVIGGRHPLLGGRAVPQSLTLDDSTRLLVISGPNMGGKTVALKMVGLFVLMTYSGMHVPAADGTRIGQFTRVFADIGDEQSIAANTSTFSAHLARMRDIFAQAGPASLVLVDEIGGGTEPTSGAALAIAMLERLLAVRACAIVTTHSTELKLFAHETPGVINASVRFDPQSFAPTFHLDVGTPGQSLAFPLARSLGISSEVIARAEELLSTRDRDYERALAQLSDLNAKLQKEREAVERERGHVGTLQTNLRARTEALERERRAFAESADARLQKTLKEFAERLAASRAGEPRAQPKITRGQAELLQRTLEDMHQDLGLSSHPEVSKDPERSRRGSEVLADGDTVRIISLAQDGTVIADNGETVLVAIGPMKTVVQKNDVRRTGAALQRGSGSQAADTKLEAASKTVSQLDVRGKRYAEAEPLVDQWIDEAVLAGNSPLRLIHGKGTGMLGRGLQEFLSAHPQVKNVRYGDENEGGGGVTVFELR encoded by the coding sequence CTGCCAGATGATGTTTGCCTACGACCCGGAGGGCAATCAATTCATCCTTCACAAGCGCAAGACGTAACGCTCGCCGATACCCGGACGCTCGACGCGCTGGATTTTGCAGCCGTGCGCGAGCGCGTGGTCGGGCAATCCGTCACCGCGCGCGGCCGGCAGCGCGCGCAGGCGCTGGAGCCATTCAACGATTTCGAGCGCGTGCGCCGCGAACAAGCGGCGACGAGCCTCGTGCGCGATCTCGTCGCTGCAGTGGATATGCACGTGCTGCCGGCAGTTGACACGAGCGATCTGACGCAACGCGCGTCTATCGGCACGTCGCTTTCACCGGCGGAACTGCGTGGGGTTGCCGATGCGATCGGCGCTGCGGCCGCGGCCTACAATAAGACGCGCGAGGCGCCGGGAGAAGCCCTGGCCGCGATAACCGCCGCTTACCGGCCGCTCAAAGATCTGCAGCGGGCGATCGGCGACGCAATCGAGGAGCGGGGGACGGTTGCGGACCGCGCCTCTCCCGCGCTGGCGCGCATCCGAAAGAATCTTTCCCAAGCGCAAAGCGAAGCGCGCGATCGCGTGCACGCGCTGCTTCGTTCACCCAAATACGCGCGCGCTATTCAAGACAGCGTCGTGACGATCCGCGAGGGGCGCTTCGTCGTTCCCGTCAAGTCCGAGTTCAGCGCGGACGTGCCCGGCATCGTGCACGACACCAGCTCCAGCGGCCAGACACTGTTCGTGGAGCCGCTCGCCGCGCTGGACGCCAACAACCGCGTGCGTACGCTGCGCATCGAGGAAGAGCGTGAAGTTCAACGCATCCTCGATCAGCTCTCGCGACAGGTTGGCGCGGAAGCCGCGCAGATAGAGGCCAACGTCGAAATGCTCGCGGAGCTCGACGTGCTGGTCGCCAAAGCCAAGATTGCCGACGCGATGGATGCGCGCGCGCCCGAACTGATCGAGGCGGCCGGCGTGACCGTGATCGGCGGGCGCCATCCGCTGCTCGGCGGCCGCGCGGTGCCGCAATCGCTTACCTTGGACGATAGCACGCGACTGCTCGTGATCAGCGGCCCGAACATGGGTGGAAAAACCGTTGCGCTCAAAATGGTCGGCCTGTTCGTGCTCATGACGTATTCGGGAATGCACGTTCCCGCCGCGGACGGAACGCGCATCGGACAGTTCACACGCGTCTTTGCGGACATCGGCGACGAGCAGTCGATCGCGGCCAACACCTCGACGTTTTCGGCGCACCTTGCGAGAATGCGGGATATATTCGCGCAGGCCGGGCCGGCGTCGCTCGTGCTGGTCGACGAGATCGGCGGCGGCACGGAGCCGACCAGCGGCGCGGCGCTGGCGATTGCGATGCTCGAAAGACTCCTAGCTGTGCGCGCCTGCGCGATCGTGACGACGCACAGCACCGAACTCAAACTCTTCGCGCATGAAACGCCCGGAGTCATCAACGCGAGCGTGCGGTTCGATCCGCAAAGTTTTGCGCCGACTTTTCATTTGGACGTCGGGACGCCCGGACAATCGCTGGCGTTTCCGCTAGCCCGCTCGCTGGGCATCAGCTCCGAGGTCATCGCGCGAGCCGAGGAACTCTTGAGCACGCGCGACCGGGACTACGAGCGCGCGCTGGCCCAGCTCTCCGACTTAAACGCGAAGCTGCAGAAAGAACGCGAAGCCGTCGAACGCGAGCGCGGACACGTCGGAACGCTGCAAACGAACCTGCGCGCGCGCACGGAAGCGCTGGAGCGTGAGCGCCGCGCCTTTGCCGAAAGCGCGGATGCGCGCTTGCAGAAGACGCTGAAAGAGTTTGCGGAACGCCTGGCCGCCTCGCGAGCCGGCGAGCCGCGCGCGCAGCCGAAGATCACGCGCGGACAGGCCGAGCTGTTGCAGCGCACGCTCGAGGACATGCATCAGGATCTGGGCCTATCTAGTCATCCTGAGGTATCGAAGGACCCTGAGCGCAGTCGAAGGGGCAGTGAAGTGCTCGCCGATGGCGACACCGTGCGCATCATATCGTTGGCGCAAGACGGAACCGTGATTGCGGATAACGGCGAGACGGTGCTGGTCGCGATCGGTCCCATGAAAACGGTCGTGCAAAAGAACGATGTGCGCCGGACCGGTGCGGCGCTGCAGCGCGGATCGGGATCGCAGGCCGCCGATACGAAACTCGAGGCCGCCTCAAAGACCGTCTCGCAGCTCGACGTCCGCGGGAAACGGTACGCGGAGGCCGAGCCGCTGGTGGACCAATGGATCGACGAGGCCGTCCTCGCGGGCAATTCGCCGCTGCGTTTGATTCACGGCAAAGGAACCGGCATGCTGGGCCGCGGCCTGCAAGAATTCTTGAGCGCACACCCGCAGGTGAAGAACGTTCGGTACGGCGACGAAAACGAGGGAGGCGGCGGCGTTACCGTCTTTGAATTGCGCTGA